One Phaseolus vulgaris cultivar G19833 chromosome 11, P. vulgaris v2.0, whole genome shotgun sequence genomic window carries:
- the LOC137833291 gene encoding uncharacterized protein, translated as MDNKKNISTSPSSGDSFSFRSTPTPDSDFEFGSLTPDSPSAEPFATSPADHLFLNGRLQPHFFPLPTSRTSSTRDSLLSSLSNSTNSSCSSARTSSSDSSERKSFHNKLKGGAFLSKTPSHYQGYGCSQRWQYITPMPALNREGSLRRRTNTNQEKDNKGTMRRRKKKKNKKSKKENKGVRLRFGRRILRWFVMACRECHAMEPSKGCNREK; from the coding sequence ATGGACAACAAAAAGAACATCAGCACATCACCTTCCTCCGGCGACTCCTTCTCCTTCCGGAGCACGCCGACACCGGACTCGGACTTTGAGTTCGGCTCCCTCACGCCGGACTCCCCCTCCGCCGAGCCCTTCGCCACCTCCCCAGCGGACCACCTCTTCCTCAATGGCCGTCTCCAGCCCCACTTCTTCCCCCTCCCTACCAGCCGCACCAGCAGCACTAGAGACTCCCTTCTCTCTTCACTAAGCAACAGCACCAACAGCAGCTGTAGCAGCGCCAGAACCAGCTCCAGCGACAGCTCCGAGAGAAAATCCTTCCACAATAAGCTCAAGGGTGGTGCATTTCTGTCAAAAACCCCCTCACATTATCAAGGGTACGGGTGTTCGCAGAGGTGGCAGTATATAACTCCCATGCCGGCGTTGAACCGTGAAGGCTCCTTGCGAAGAAGAACCAACACGAACCAAGAGAAGGACAACAAAGGGACCatgaggaggaggaagaagaagaaaaacaagaagAGTAAGAAAGAGAATAAAGGGGTGAGGTTGAGATTCGGGAGGAGGATTCTACGGTGGTTTGTGATGGCTTGTAGAGAATGCCACGCCATGGAACCCTCCAAGGGTTGTAACAGAGAGAAGTGA